Below is a genomic region from Oculatellaceae cyanobacterium.
GTTGATGAGCGATCGCACTTCTCTATTTCTGTGTAAAGCTTTTGTAGGCTCAATGAGCGAGCAATACTTCTAAAATTTATCGCTAACAATACCAATTTTATGTAATATTTACTTAAACTTAAGTTCCCACAAATTAAATCAGAGCATTTGGCAATTTTTTCATTTGATCACTCCTCGAAATTTGTTTATTTAAGCTAATTTGATCGCCTGCTTTATAGCCAGAATTAAATCCTGACTCACTACTGAGTTGAGCCGATTTAGTTTTAATTCTAAATCCTTGCTGTTTTAAATATTCTGCAACGGCTGCCTCACTTTTTTCAAACATAGAGCGTACTACAATAGCTGGGGTTTGCGTTGTTTCACTATTACCAGCAATGCCATTATTTTCCATTTCTGCTCTTTGTTCTGCCAATCTTTGACTTAATCTGGTTGCACATCCGACACGAAAAGCGTTGAGGTAAGCGCGTCCTCTCCCCTGACGATACTTCGCACGTCGATCAATTGTTTTGCTTAAGTATTCATACATATTTTGGCAAACTATTAAGCTGGCATGACTACCAATCAATCTCATATTACCATTATAATTATTGCGAAATGCTTGACAACCATTGGCTTCAGCAATACCACACAACAGCAACATTTTCCAGCTAATAAATCTTGTATTAGTTTCAACAACTAATTCAGTAATATCGGTTAAGTCATCACTACCTAAATCAGCTAAACTCAAATTGTACTGCGCTAGTAATAGCGAGGCTTTTTTAGCAGCTACCGCCGCTTCATTTTCATTTGAAGAACTTGCTAGTGCTAAAAGCTTATTAATTTTTTCAATAATATTTTTATCAATCATCTCTTGTAATAAAAATTAATAATATATATAAAATTACACAAAACTCAAATACAAATACTCGCCTCCTCTCTTTTCTGACTAATTAATAATTTTCACACTCGTACCAAGTTTTATCCATCCCTTCTCAATTAATTGTTGCAGTGATGTTGAATCGAGATGAACGCAGCCACCAGAGTTAGCTTGACCAATATTTTTAGGCTGTGGAGTACCATGAAGTGCTATAGAAAACCAATAGGGTTTTCCTTGAAACGTACTCATCTTTGGGCCAGTAATAACTGTATTTGATGTCAGTCCAATATATCCATCACCATAGGCTCTATCTGGACTGCCATTGCCATCAAAATCTAGGCTAATCATATTTTTGTATAATTTAGCTAAACCCTGTTGCTCGGTAACGAAATCACTAAATAAAGCATTTTTGGCAAAGCGTTCCACATTATTTCGAGCAATCTTGTTATATTCGGGTTTTTTATAAAGAATCAGATCTACAGTCAAATTACCTGTAGGAGTGATTAAATCAGCCATATTCTTTTTTTCCTTCAATCCTCCTGCGCCAATACCGATAGCTGTATTCCATAACCGTACCCCCTGGCTATCAAAAACCTCCAATCGCTTATCCGCACGATGAATCAAAATAGAGTAACTTTGATTTTGAGTGGAAGAGGTTTTGACATCCTTCCTAACAAAAGTTGGATTTAGTAAGGTATTGGCATCAATGATATTTTCTTTATTTTGGGTGTTGTCGTTTGAGTAAAAGCAAGCAGAAAGTGCTATTGGCATCGCGCTAATTAAACTCCAAATTGACCATTTACGAAGTGTTGTGAATTTAGCTAACTTGATGGTTTTTGATGCCAACACCGCGGATTTAGTGCTTTCCATTTCAGTCCTAATAACGACCTTGAAAAGAGATATATACAAAATACAAAATGAAATATATTTAGATAATTGAGGTAGTAATTTGCATAAAATTAAATTATGTTTAGGAAAAAATACAATAATATGCGAAAATTGCATTTATTCCTAAGTTATTATTTAGCATTAATATTACATTTGTTTAACATAATGTAGTACCAATTATTAAGTATATCTTATTCAAGAATGCTTGCGGTTGCCTAATTTACATAGATGTAGTGCCAAGAGCGATCGCGCATACGCTACGCGATCGCTCTTAGCATTGGACTTTGATAAAGCTATCAATTATCTTTCCTAGAACAACAGTATAAAAAAAATTGTGCAAGGTTATTCGACCGCACAGCTATAAATTTTTGAGTGGATGGCATACCAAGCAGCGATGTAATAGCATCATTAACACTGCTAGGGGCAACATCATGATTGGAATAATCGCCAAACCTGCCCAGTTAGCCAAAAAGCCAAGACCAGTGGGAATGGTCGCTGCACCGAAACTGGCAACACTACTAAGAAAGCCAATTGTGGCTGGTACTAAAGGCATAGCTACCCGTTGTGGCACTAGCAACATAGTAGTGGGAAAGATAGCCGCCAGAGACAATCCCAGTAGAGGCAGGCTCAAAACTTGTTCTGGTAGTAACCACCAACATAGTAAACCGATGGTTAGCAAAGTTAGCGACAAGTCTAGCAGACGAACAGTTCCGAAATGTTTAATCGCATATCCCATTCCCATCCGCCCAACTGTCAACCCCATCCAATAAGCACTAACGGTGTAACCCGCGATGATTAGGGGCGTGTGACGACTGATAGTCTGAACACTATAAGCCCAGTTGCCAATAGCTACCTCAGTTCCGACATAAACCAGTAACAATAAACCTGATAATAATACACTAGGTGTGCCAAGGGCAGTACGCAGATTCGCCCTGGCATCTCCAGCAGATACAGTTACTTGGTGGGTAAGAGGTTGGTAATTTATTTTAATTACCCAAACTAAAGCCACCGCTAACAATCCGACCGCGCTGGCAAACACAAAATAGACTATGCGCCAATGCAGATGTATTCCTAATAAAGTTGTAGCTATAGCCGGGCCAAGTAATGCTCCTGTACCATAAAAACCATGCAATACTCCAATGAAGTGGGAGTGACGAGCATCATTGACAATATAAGTATTAATACCTGCATCAATTAAACCTATTCCCAATCCCAAAACTGTACCAGCGATCGCCATAACCGCCCAAATTGGTGTACTGGCGTAAATGATTAAAGCTGCACTCAATAAAGTTGATGCCAGCAGCAACATTCGAGCTAACCCTATCTGATTACTAAGAAGGCTGCTACTAAATGCCGCCACAATATACCCTGCAATCTGACTCAAAAATAGCCATGTTACTGTTGCAGGAGTCAAATGGAAGGAGAGCATAATCGAAGGTAGTAGAACACCCAATCCGCCTTCTGCTATTCCAATAGCGATAAAAGCATAAAACGCTACAATTAGACCCAACCGAGAAGAATGTTCGCCCTTTATTTGTTGATGGCAGTCAGGCATATAATAATTGGCGCAACAGGATAGTTAATTTTTCAGCATAGATTGCGGCTCTGTTAAATCTCATAATCCCAAAGAGTGAAAGTGTAATTATAGGTAAAAAATATTATCTGTAATAACGACATTTTTAAATTATTGTCAACATTCAAATATTAGCTATCATATTACCAGATTAATACTACCTTCTAATTAAGCTGTTAGCGAATTGTAAAAGCAATTCTTTATTTAGATTTTCAGTAAATATTGGTTTTTGAGATATAAATTATGCTGTAATTGCAGGGCAATTAATAATTTAAGTCGCTTGCTGTCTATGCAGGATGCGGTTAAGCTTAAATAATTGTTATGCCTATACAAAGCCGTATGACATTGAGCAGCATTGTCGCATTATTCGGTGCAATGGTTGTTTTGGCTTCTATTCCTAGTGTGAGTGTAGTTGCAGTCTCTACCAGAGCAGCTACATCTGGATTTATTCATGGTGTTTTCACAACTATAGGGATAGTAGTTGGTGACATTGTTTTCATCATGATAGCCATAGGGGGTTTATCGCTGCTTGCTGAAACAATGGGAAACTTATTTGTCCTCATCAAATACCTGGGTGGGGTTTATCTAATTGTTTTGGGAGTAGGGCTATGTAGGTCAAAATCCAAGAATGTCGAGACACAATCAGTTGTTAAATCGTCTAAGTTGTCTAGTTTTATGAGTGGACTATTGATTACCTTGGGTGATCAAAAAGCAACCTTATTTTATCTAGGTTTTTTTCCAGCTTTTGTTGATATTTCTCAACTATTTTATGTTGATATCATAATCATTATCACCATTACTATAGTGGCTGTAGGCGGTGTCAAACTTGCTTATGCCTTCATGGCTCATAGAGCTAGATTATTGATTAGTTCGCAAGTCACAAAAAGAATAAACATTGCTGCTGGTGGCGTAATGATTGCTGTTGGAGCATTTTTAGTAATAAAAGGTTAATTATTCAACAACTTATCTAATTTCATTTTATTAATGTTGGTTAAAATATTTGGTGCTTTGCAATTAATTTTAATTTTTTATAAGCGATAAATTTTTAATACTTTGAACTGGTGATAGGGTTAGATGGAGTGGCTAGGGGTAATGTAAACCAAATAGTTGTTCCGGCTTGAGGGCGACTAATCGCACCAATTTCTCCAGCGTGTGCAGTAATAATTTGTTTGCATAAATATAATTTGATCCCAATACCTGTAGAGCAGCGAGATTGTGGATCGCGAATGTAAAGATCGAACAGGCGATCGCATTCTAATTTAGTCATACCTACGCCGTTATCTTCAATAGTGCAACGCATCATCCCAGATTCAACCTGAGCATTAAGTGTAAAATTCAATCCAGGTGGGTTGTATTTAAACGAATATGTAAATAAGTTTTCAAATACTTGCTGCATTTGATTTGGATCAACCATGACTAATGGTAAATCTATTCCTATCAAATTACTCACTGTTGCCTGATTTTTGTGTAAATGTGGCTCTAAATCTTTGATGATTGTTTCTATCAATGGTTTAAATTCAATTCTTTTCGCGGACAAAAATTTTTCGGGGTTTTCGGTCGGATGTATGCTTATTAAAGATTCAATCATCCGCAGTTGGGATTCATTGGCTTTAATCATACGCTCGATAAAAGAACGCGGTAGATTAATATTATCGCTAGGGTTTTTCATAAAATTATTCAGTAACATTGATGTTCCCATTATTGAAGTACGCATTTCGTGGGAAACTGTATGTAAAAGAACTTCTTTGCGGCGACTTAGTTCTTGCACTTCACAACATTTTTGCTGTAATTGATGTGTGCGTTCTGCTACTTGTTGCTCTAAATTCACATTGAGAAGTTGTACCTGTTGATAAAGTGTAGCTAATTCTGCTTCAGCACGTTTGCGTTCAGTAATATCTGTAGTAACGGCTAATAAATATTTAATGTTATCAAATTCAATAATTTCTGCGGAAACCAGCGCTACTAAAATCTCACCTGATTGATGACGAAATAAACATTCAAAATTGCGGACGCTGCCTTGTGACTGCAATAACTGTTGCAGTTTAACACGATCTTGCGGATTAACCCAAAGATTCAATTCTAGAGAAGTTTTACCAATTACTTCTGAACGGTTATAACCAATAGTGCGAAGAAAAGTATTATTAACTTCTAAATAAGACCCTTCTTGAAGAGTGCTAATAGTAATGGCATCAGGACTAGAACGAAAAGCAATAGCAAATTTTTCTAATGATTGTTGTGATGCTAAATCTTTGGGTTGACGTTCAGTAATATCTACTAGCCAACCATTCCAGATTATACTTCCTTCTGGAAGAGTTTCTGGGTAAGCAGCAGCTTGCAGCGACTTGATGAAACCAGATTGGGTAATGATACGACCTTCCCAATTCCAAGGTTGGCATTTTGCTACAGCCGCTAATAGCGAGATCTTGTAGCTATCAAGGTCATCTGGATGAACCAGGCGCGATATTTGAGTTGAATCTATTTTTATTACTTCTGGCGGCAACTCTAATAATGAAAGGCAGTTAGCACTAATAAAAGGTACAAATAAATCATTATCAGGAGATTGTATGAGTTGAAAGATTGTACATATCATATTAACCACCCTTATTCACATCTGATAGTAATGGATCGATTACTTTTATCTTTAAAGGTAATCTTTGGGTGTGCGATCGCGCTTCCTCCAATTAATTCACCCATTTGGGTGATGTGCAAATCTTCATTTTCTATATAAACAAAGCATTGAACTATAGTTAAAAATATTTACGGAATCTATCACCTAACTATTGATTTACTTAAAAGTAAAACATCTAGTGGCTTTCATTTAATCACATGACTGTAAATTTTAGATGTTTTTTTGTTAATTATTTTTACTAGAGGGACAAATGTTTCCATCAAAAGAACTAATACAAAGTTTAGCTTTTTTAACAGTTACAGTTGTTGCTGGCACATCTTTATATGAGAATGTGCAGCTTAAAGCTACAGCTAATATTCCACCAACAACTGTAAGCTTAAACTCTACTCCAGGTAATATTTGGAGAAACACACTTACCCCCAGAACTATTGCGAATAACTGGCGCGTATATGCTTGTGAAGGCAATGCACCTTTACTATGTGTTAGCGAAAAAGGTAAATTCGCAGGCACTGTGGAGATGGCACGCTATTCTATTAAAATGTTGCCTGATTTTCGGAAAATGTTAACTGATGCGGGTATTTCCCCAGAAAAAACTAACTATCAAAACCCTAAGTATAAAAGACAGATTTTAACAGCACTAAACGCTTGGGTAGCTAACCATTATGCTGTTATTGCTAAAGACAGGCAAATTGGGTATGGCAGCAAATATAGTTTTTTGCCTACAAATCCAGAAGCAGTAACGGTAGGAAGTTTGCCAGCTTTGCGTTATGGGTTTACGGGTAGACAACAGAATGGCAGTTTACAAGAACACCAAATTGGCTATGTTGCCTTTGATGGTAAAACACTTTATATAATCAAAACAGGTTTTGATCCAGGTGGCGATACCGGAACCTTGAAAACGGCAACACAGCTACGTAGTTTCCAACCCCATTTATCAAAAGTTGTGACTCAACTGCGGTTAGCGTTTTCCAAATAATCGAAAAAATAGTTAACTGTCTTAAGATACAGCGTGGGCATTTAGCTCACTTTTTTAATCTTGTTAAGATTTGAATCGAATAGCACGTAGAGGCGGCTCATTCGGCAGACTCAGGGCAGGGTTTTGGAAAGTTATTTGTCCAACGAATACGGTTATCTGCTAAACCCACCCCTACAAAGTGTGTTTTATTTTTCGGAGAAATTGGTATTCATTGATTTGACTCTAATTGACTTGCAATCACCCGATTGGGTGAACCTATCGTAGGAAGACGCTGTTGGCTTGTTGTTTGTAATCTTATAGTAACCTTAAAAGCTCCCCAATTTAGGTGATGGATACTTAAAAGGTTATTGAAATAGGGATACTAATATGTTTAGAAGCAAGCAAAATAGTTCATTACCTAGCCATTTAACTCTTGAGCCAAATCAAGCATTGAGAGTACCAGATTCAGTACATGAAATTCAAGTATTATCAGGTTGCGCTTGGGTAACTGTTGCAGGTCAAGATATTATTTTATGCGATCAACAATCAGCCTCAATTCCTCAGAGTCGATATGGAGCGATTATTTCTCCTATCAATAAAGAGACATTAGAATTAGATTTACGATAAATTGCTGCAAATTGATTCAACAGTTTCACTAGCCATCGT
It encodes:
- a CDS encoding L,D-transpeptidase; this translates as MESTKSAVLASKTIKLAKFTTLRKWSIWSLISAMPIALSACFYSNDNTQNKENIIDANTLLNPTFVRKDVKTSSTQNQSYSILIHRADKRLEVFDSQGVRLWNTAIGIGAGGLKEKKNMADLITPTGNLTVDLILYKKPEYNKIARNNVERFAKNALFSDFVTEQQGLAKLYKNMISLDFDGNGSPDRAYGDGYIGLTSNTVITGPKMSTFQGKPYWFSIALHGTPQPKNIGQANSGGCVHLDSTSLQQLIEKGWIKLGTSVKIIN
- a CDS encoding MFS transporter — its product is MPDCHQQIKGEHSSRLGLIVAFYAFIAIGIAEGGLGVLLPSIMLSFHLTPATVTWLFLSQIAGYIVAAFSSSLLSNQIGLARMLLLASTLLSAALIIYASTPIWAVMAIAGTVLGLGIGLIDAGINTYIVNDARHSHFIGVLHGFYGTGALLGPAIATTLLGIHLHWRIVYFVFASAVGLLAVALVWVIKINYQPLTHQVTVSAGDARANLRTALGTPSVLLSGLLLLVYVGTEVAIGNWAYSVQTISRHTPLIIAGYTVSAYWMGLTVGRMGMGYAIKHFGTVRLLDLSLTLLTIGLLCWWLLPEQVLSLPLLGLSLAAIFPTTMLLVPQRVAMPLVPATIGFLSSVASFGAATIPTGLGFLANWAGLAIIPIMMLPLAVLMMLLHRCLVCHPLKNL
- a CDS encoding DUF2786 domain-containing protein, which codes for MIDKNIIEKINKLLALASSSNENEAAVAAKKASLLLAQYNLSLADLGSDDLTDITELVVETNTRFISWKMLLLCGIAEANGCQAFRNNYNGNMRLIGSHASLIVCQNMYEYLSKTIDRRAKYRQGRGRAYLNAFRVGCATRLSQRLAEQRAEMENNGIAGNSETTQTPAIVVRSMFEKSEAAVAEYLKQQGFRIKTKSAQLSSESGFNSGYKAGDQISLNKQISRSDQMKKLPNALI
- a CDS encoding LysE family translocator, encoding MPIQSRMTLSSIVALFGAMVVLASIPSVSVVAVSTRAATSGFIHGVFTTIGIVVGDIVFIMIAIGGLSLLAETMGNLFVLIKYLGGVYLIVLGVGLCRSKSKNVETQSVVKSSKLSSFMSGLLITLGDQKATLFYLGFFPAFVDISQLFYVDIIIIITITIVAVGGVKLAYAFMAHRARLLISSQVTKRINIAAGGVMIAVGAFLVIKG
- a CDS encoding ATP-binding protein; the protein is MICTIFQLIQSPDNDLFVPFISANCLSLLELPPEVIKIDSTQISRLVHPDDLDSYKISLLAAVAKCQPWNWEGRIITQSGFIKSLQAAAYPETLPEGSIIWNGWLVDITERQPKDLASQQSLEKFAIAFRSSPDAITISTLQEGSYLEVNNTFLRTIGYNRSEVIGKTSLELNLWVNPQDRVKLQQLLQSQGSVRNFECLFRHQSGEILVALVSAEIIEFDNIKYLLAVTTDITERKRAEAELATLYQQVQLLNVNLEQQVAERTHQLQQKCCEVQELSRRKEVLLHTVSHEMRTSIMGTSMLLNNFMKNPSDNINLPRSFIERMIKANESQLRMIESLISIHPTENPEKFLSAKRIEFKPLIETIIKDLEPHLHKNQATVSNLIGIDLPLVMVDPNQMQQVFENLFTYSFKYNPPGLNFTLNAQVESGMMRCTIEDNGVGMTKLECDRLFDLYIRDPQSRCSTGIGIKLYLCKQIITAHAGEIGAISRPQAGTTIWFTLPLATPSNPITSSKY